In one Bacteroides intestinalis DSM 17393 genomic region, the following are encoded:
- a CDS encoding toprim domain-containing protein encodes MNIEDVKQIPIADYLHSLGYPPVKQQGNGLWYKSPLREEHEPSFKVNTDRNLWYDFGAGKGGNIIALAKELYCSDSLPYLLNRIAEQTPHVRPVSFSFPQRRTEPSFQHLEIRDLTHPALLRYLQERGINIELAKRECKELHFTNNGRPFFAIGFPNMAGGYEVRNSFFKGCIAPKDITHIRQQGEPREKCLVFEGFMDYLSFLTLRMKNCLTMPDLDRQDYVILNSTVNVPKAIDVLYPYERIHCMLDNDETGYKATQAITLEYSYRVRDFSDNYRGYSDLNDYLCGRKQETGQRAAPRQKRGRGI; translated from the coding sequence ATGAACATCGAAGATGTGAAACAAATACCCATCGCAGACTATCTGCACAGTTTAGGTTACCCTCCCGTCAAGCAGCAGGGTAACGGTTTATGGTACAAATCACCGTTAAGGGAGGAACACGAACCGTCTTTCAAGGTGAACACTGACCGCAACCTTTGGTATGACTTTGGCGCAGGCAAGGGCGGTAACATCATCGCACTGGCAAAGGAACTCTATTGCTCCGACAGCCTACCATACCTTTTAAACCGGATAGCGGAACAGACACCGCACGTCCGCCCGGTCAGTTTTTCTTTTCCCCAGCGTAGGACAGAGCCGAGTTTCCAACATTTGGAAATCCGGGACTTGACCCATCCGGCATTGCTCCGTTATTTGCAGGAACGGGGTATCAATATCGAACTGGCAAAAAGAGAATGTAAGGAACTCCATTTTACCAATAACGGCAGACCGTTCTTTGCTATCGGTTTCCCGAATATGGCAGGAGGTTACGAGGTTCGCAATTCCTTTTTCAAAGGCTGCATCGCCCCGAAAGACATCACCCATATACGGCAGCAGGGAGAGCCGAGAGAGAAATGTTTGGTATTCGAGGGTTTTATGGACTATCTTTCTTTCCTCACGCTCCGGATGAAGAACTGCCTGACTATGCCCGACCTTGACAGGCAGGATTATGTTATTCTTAATTCGACTGTCAACGTGCCGAAAGCCATTGACGTGCTGTACCCGTATGAACGCATCCACTGTATGCTTGACAATGACGAGACAGGGTATAAGGCGACACAGGCTATTACATTGGAATACTCCTACCGTGTGCGTGACTTCTCGGACAATTATAGGGGTTATTCGGACTTGAACGATTACCTGTGCGGCAGGAAGCAGGAAACCGGACAACGTGCCGCCCCAAGACAAAAGAGAGGCAGGGGCATTTAA
- a CDS encoding relaxase/mobilization nuclease domain-containing protein, producing MIGKIKKGSGFKGCVNYVLGKEQAVLLHADGVLTESRGDIIRSFCMQTGMNPDLKKPVGHIALSYSAVDAPKLTDGKMVQLAQEYMREMKITDTQYIIVRHQDREHPHVHIVFNRIDNNGKTISDRNDMYRNEQVCKKLKAKHGLYFAGGKEQVKQHRLKEPDKSKYEIYNAVKNEIGKSRNWQQLQERLAEKGITIRFKYKGQTGEIQGVSFSKGEYTFKGSEIDRSFSFSKLDKCFGDVGQTTVGSNKQTVTAPVQKSVPAPDKADNSFITGLGGLFSGLSAPADEMPDDSFLRKKKKKKKKQLKL from the coding sequence ATGATTGGAAAAATAAAAAAGGGAAGCGGTTTTAAAGGCTGTGTGAACTATGTGCTTGGCAAGGAACAGGCGGTTTTGCTTCATGCGGACGGGGTTCTGACTGAAAGCCGGGGCGATATAATCCGCAGCTTCTGTATGCAGACCGGGATGAATCCCGATTTGAAGAAGCCTGTCGGACATATTGCATTAAGTTATTCGGCAGTGGATGCGCCCAAATTGACAGACGGAAAGATGGTACAGCTTGCGCAGGAGTATATGCGTGAAATGAAAATCACCGATACGCAGTATATCATCGTGCGCCATCAAGACCGGGAACACCCACATGTGCATATCGTATTCAACCGTATTGACAACAACGGCAAGACCATTTCGGACAGGAACGATATGTACCGTAACGAGCAGGTATGCAAGAAGCTGAAAGCCAAGCACGGGCTTTATTTCGCTGGTGGAAAAGAACAGGTGAAGCAGCACCGCTTGAAAGAGCCAGACAAATCGAAATACGAGATTTACAACGCTGTAAAGAATGAAATCGGGAAATCCCGAAACTGGCAGCAGTTACAGGAGCGGTTAGCGGAAAAGGGTATTACTATCCGGTTCAAGTACAAGGGACAGACAGGCGAGATACAAGGCGTTTCCTTTTCCAAAGGCGAATACACGTTCAAGGGTTCGGAGATAGACCGTAGTTTCAGTTTCTCCAAACTGGATAAATGTTTTGGGGATGTAGGGCAGACGACAGTCGGAAGCAATAAGCAGACGGTTACCGCACCTGTTCAGAAATCAGTACCAGCACCCGACAAAGCGGATAATTCTTTTATAACAGGTTTAGGCGGTCTGTTTTCCGGTTTGTCAGCCCCGGCTGATGAAATGCCCGATGATTCCTTTTTGAGAAAGAAGAAGAAAAAAAAGAAAAAACAACTAAAATTATAA
- a CDS encoding helix-turn-helix domain-containing protein, protein MYLENDKFGEWMQKLYAKLEELCKDVRVLRNADKVLPEDDNLLDNQDLCLLFKVSIKTLQRYRAIGVLPYFTISGKVYYKASDVREFIKERFSITTLRQFEKAHCTKKKK, encoded by the coding sequence ATGTATCTAGAGAATGATAAATTTGGCGAATGGATGCAGAAGTTGTACGCCAAACTGGAAGAACTCTGCAAAGATGTACGGGTGTTGCGTAACGCCGATAAGGTGCTGCCCGAAGATGATAACCTGTTGGATAATCAAGATTTGTGTCTGTTGTTCAAAGTAAGTATCAAAACCCTTCAACGTTACCGGGCTATCGGTGTGCTGCCGTACTTCACAATCAGCGGAAAAGTGTATTACAAGGCTTCCGATGTCCGAGAGTTTATTAAAGAAAGGTTCAGCATTACCACGCTACGCCAGTTCGAGAAAGCACACTGCACGAAGAAAAAGAAGTGA
- a CDS encoding AAA family ATPase, translated as MENKKKEETGQGIAMTKEDFATLWKTIHLKVTDTYEVPPEILWVNGSTIGTLGNFSASTGKAKSKKTFNISAIVAAALKNDEVLKYSACLPPNKRKILYVDTEQSKYHCHKVMERILRLAGLPTDKDREDFVFIVLREQTPDKRKQIIGYMLENMPDVGLLIIDGIRDLMYDINSPSESTDLINLLMRWSSGYNLHIHTVLHLNKGDDNTRGHIGTELNNKAETVLQITKSQQDGNISEVKAMHIRDREFDPFAFRINDNALPEVVDGYVFKQPSQDRGFPLAELTEQQHRTALENGFGKQVIYGYENVLKTLKQGYASIGYERGRNIHVELNKFLVNKRMIVKEGKGYRYNPDFHY; from the coding sequence ATGGAAAACAAGAAGAAAGAGGAAACCGGACAAGGTATAGCCATGACGAAAGAGGATTTTGCGACCCTTTGGAAAACCATTCATTTAAAAGTGACGGACACTTATGAAGTACCGCCCGAAATTCTTTGGGTGAACGGTTCTACCATTGGCACGTTGGGTAATTTCAGCGCATCCACAGGCAAAGCCAAGAGCAAAAAGACATTCAACATTTCCGCTATCGTTGCGGCGGCGTTGAAGAATGACGAGGTACTGAAGTATTCTGCATGCCTGCCACCGAACAAGCGGAAAATTCTCTATGTTGATACCGAACAGAGCAAGTACCATTGCCATAAGGTCATGGAGCGTATTTTGCGCCTTGCCGGACTGCCGACAGATAAGGATAGGGAGGATTTTGTTTTCATCGTGCTAAGGGAGCAGACCCCCGACAAACGGAAGCAGATTATCGGCTATATGCTTGAAAATATGCCCGATGTGGGGTTGCTCATCATTGACGGAATCCGTGACTTGATGTATGACATCAACAGTCCGAGCGAATCGACTGACCTAATCAATCTCTTGATGCGCTGGTCAAGCGGCTATAACCTGCATATCCACACCGTACTGCATTTGAACAAGGGGGATGACAACACAAGGGGGCATATCGGCACGGAACTGAACAACAAGGCTGAAACCGTCCTGCAAATCACGAAAAGCCAGCAGGACGGTAACATAAGCGAGGTAAAGGCGATGCACATACGTGACCGGGAGTTTGACCCGTTCGCATTCCGTATCAATGACAACGCATTACCCGAAGTCGTGGACGGTTATGTATTCAAGCAGCCCAGCCAAGACAGGGGCTTTCCACTGGCGGAACTGACGGAGCAACAGCACAGGACGGCTTTGGAAAACGGTTTTGGCAAACAGGTTATATATGGTTACGAGAATGTCCTAAAGACCTTGAAACAAGGCTATGCGAGTATCGGCTACGAGCGTGGGCGCAATATCCATGTGGAACTGAACAAGTTCCTTGTGAACAAGCGCATGATTGTGAAAGAGGGTAAGGGCTACCGCTACAATCCCGATTTCCATTATTAA
- a CDS encoding PAS domain-containing sensor histidine kinase has protein sequence MPNQNTFLYPPLTFRILAVAILACLFLVPKTMADTKDQEYIVLISSSTFREKWAYDLLETVEKAFNEENSVKVYSETLTTWHFNNQQEIDQKVDYLKDKYSVPPQAVIFVGDPGWYVCKPLFDTIWRGVPTIICHSMPHTPADINKYYDGEYIPDDKGVALEHFLENAVYYDVPPSFIQKNIIYVVIVLGTAIVLLLFYFMHKRIKKVRETEWQEHLHLLENILDNLPIAAKVKDVDNDMRYTFINKKAEELFEYPAKEAIGRTDFDIMPEAATMIRKEDEELVRTGIAQFGTRRFFTNKNEERFTFQNNNIVSFSNGRKWILYTAWDITDQKILERKLRLAKEEAEESNRIKSAFLANMSHEIRTPLNAIVGFSSILAEDVSEEERTEYLSIISKNNDILLQLINDILDLSKIEAGTLEYVYANIDVNKMLSEIEQAARMRQTNANVAICAVTPLEGLLLYTDQRRVTQVLNNFISNAMKFTNTGSITFGYEEPKDGYIRFFVTDTGTGIPPEKVADIFNRFVKLDSFKQGTGLGLAISQNIVKELKGEIGVASELGKGSTFWFTLPYEKMGAHRSILS, from the coding sequence ATGCCAAATCAGAATACATTTCTGTATCCCCCTTTGACATTTCGAATACTTGCGGTTGCTATTCTCGCTTGTTTATTTCTGGTGCCCAAGACGATGGCTGATACAAAAGATCAAGAGTATATTGTTCTTATCAGTTCTTCCACTTTTCGTGAGAAATGGGCTTATGATCTACTTGAAACCGTAGAAAAGGCATTCAATGAAGAAAATTCAGTGAAGGTATATTCGGAGACTCTCACAACATGGCATTTCAATAATCAACAGGAAATAGATCAGAAGGTTGATTATCTAAAGGATAAATATTCTGTGCCTCCCCAAGCTGTCATATTTGTAGGCGATCCGGGATGGTACGTTTGTAAACCGCTTTTTGACACCATCTGGAGAGGGGTGCCTACAATTATTTGCCACTCAATGCCGCATACGCCGGCTGATATAAATAAGTACTACGATGGCGAATATATACCTGATGACAAGGGAGTTGCATTAGAACACTTTCTTGAAAATGCGGTTTATTATGATGTTCCACCCAGCTTTATCCAGAAGAATATTATTTATGTTGTGATTGTATTGGGTACTGCTATTGTTCTGCTGTTATTTTACTTTATGCACAAGCGTATCAAGAAAGTGAGAGAAACGGAGTGGCAAGAGCATCTGCATTTGCTTGAAAATATTCTTGACAACCTTCCTATTGCAGCTAAGGTGAAAGATGTCGATAATGATATGCGTTATACTTTTATAAATAAAAAGGCTGAAGAACTCTTTGAATATCCAGCTAAGGAGGCGATTGGAAGAACTGATTTCGATATAATGCCTGAGGCTGCAACGATGATCAGGAAAGAAGATGAAGAATTGGTAAGAACGGGAATTGCCCAATTTGGTACTAGGCGCTTCTTTACGAATAAGAATGAGGAACGGTTTACTTTCCAGAATAATAATATAGTTTCATTCTCCAATGGACGTAAATGGATTCTCTATACAGCCTGGGATATTACGGACCAGAAGATTCTGGAACGTAAACTGCGTTTGGCTAAAGAAGAGGCTGAAGAGTCCAATCGTATAAAATCAGCTTTCCTGGCTAATATGAGTCATGAAATACGTACTCCGCTCAATGCAATAGTAGGTTTTTCGAGCATATTGGCCGAAGATGTATCGGAAGAAGAACGGACGGAATATCTCAGCATCATTAGTAAGAATAATGATATTTTGTTGCAGTTGATTAATGATATCCTGGATTTGTCGAAGATTGAGGCGGGGACACTGGAATATGTTTATGCAAATATAGATGTAAATAAGATGCTATCTGAGATAGAGCAGGCTGCCAGGATGAGACAAACGAATGCGAATGTCGCTATATGTGCGGTGACACCACTGGAGGGACTGCTTTTGTATACTGACCAACGCAGAGTTACCCAGGTACTGAATAATTTCATCAGTAATGCCATGAAGTTTACAAATACCGGGAGTATCACGTTTGGGTATGAAGAACCAAAAGATGGCTATATACGCTTCTTTGTGACAGACACCGGTACCGGTATCCCTCCTGAAAAGGTGGCGGATATATTCAACCGTTTTGTAAAGCTCGATTCTTTCAAACAAGGAACCGGACTTGGACTGGCTATTTCACAGAATATCGTGAAGGAGCTCAAAGGTGAGATAGGAGTGGCGTCTGAGTTAGGTAAAGGCTCTACTTTCTGGTTTACGTTGCCCTACGAGAAGATGGGGGCGCACCGTTCCATTCTCTCGTAA
- a CDS encoding MobC family plasmid mobilization relaxosome protein, which translates to MTSIKDKPGGRPAKKRIEKQQRVVSTKLTELQYYAIRKRAGEAGLRVSEYVRQAVVSAEVIPRLNRQDADTIRKLAGEANNINQLAHRANAGGFALVAVELVKLKNRIIEIINHLSDDWKNKKGKRF; encoded by the coding sequence ATGACGAGTATAAAGGACAAGCCGGGGGGACGTCCGGCAAAGAAACGGATAGAGAAGCAGCAACGGGTTGTCAGTACGAAGCTGACCGAGTTGCAGTATTACGCTATCAGAAAGCGAGCCGGGGAAGCCGGGTTGCGTGTCAGTGAGTATGTAAGGCAGGCGGTTGTTTCGGCAGAGGTCATACCCCGGCTGAACAGGCAGGATGCGGACACCATCCGCAAACTGGCAGGGGAAGCCAACAACATCAACCAGTTGGCGCACCGGGCGAATGCCGGAGGTTTCGCACTGGTGGCGGTGGAACTGGTGAAGCTCAAAAACCGGATTATTGAAATCATAAACCATTTGTCGGATGATTGGAAAAATAAAAAAGGGAAGCGGTTTTAA
- a CDS encoding PDDEXK nuclease domain-containing protein yields MNFEALVKHISTIQNTLQAQAAHAVNLALTSRNWLMGCYIVEFEQNGEDRAAYGEQLLKKLEQRLKTKGLNERRFREFRRLYLVYPQLKESVTQYIASQIQIRQSLTAEFTEPIRRLVTAGSENGVWKLSTKYPQTETWMIPADRLFNRLSSTHLNTISGIENPIKRAFYEMETIRGCWSVKELERQIASLYYERSGLSKNKEALSALVQQQVTLLQPKDVINTPVTLEFLGLNERALVTENDLEQSILDNLQHFLLEMGHGFCFEARQKRILIDEDYFFADLVFYHRILKCHIIVELKIDKFRHEYASQLNMYLNYFKAEVMQPDDNPPIGILLCTEKGDTLVKYATAGLDPNIFVQKYMIELPSEEEIKAFISSSNC; encoded by the coding sequence ATGAACTTTGAAGCATTAGTAAAACATATCAGCACGATACAGAACACGTTGCAGGCACAAGCCGCACACGCTGTAAACCTTGCCCTTACTTCCCGTAACTGGCTTATGGGGTGCTATATCGTGGAATTTGAGCAGAACGGAGAAGACCGTGCCGCATACGGTGAACAACTGTTGAAGAAGCTGGAGCAACGACTGAAAACAAAAGGTCTGAATGAACGTAGATTCAGGGAATTTAGACGACTGTACCTTGTTTATCCACAGCTAAAAGAGTCTGTCACACAATATATAGCATCACAAATACAAATTCGGCAGTCATTGACCGCCGAATTCACTGAACCAATTCGGCGGTTGGTGACCGCCGGATCTGAAAATGGCGTTTGGAAGCTATCAACAAAATACCCACAAACCGAAACATGGATGATTCCAGCTGATAGATTATTCAACAGATTATCTTCCACCCATTTAAATACTATATCAGGAATTGAGAACCCGATAAAACGTGCTTTCTATGAAATGGAAACTATTCGTGGATGCTGGTCTGTAAAAGAGTTAGAGCGGCAAATCGCATCTTTATATTACGAACGTAGCGGACTATCCAAAAACAAAGAAGCCCTCTCCGCTTTAGTCCAGCAACAAGTAACCTTATTGCAACCCAAAGATGTTATCAACACTCCTGTTACTTTAGAGTTCTTAGGATTGAATGAACGTGCATTAGTGACGGAAAACGATTTGGAACAATCCATTCTTGATAACCTGCAACACTTCCTGTTGGAAATGGGACATGGTTTCTGCTTTGAAGCCCGGCAGAAACGTATCTTGATTGATGAAGATTATTTCTTTGCCGACCTCGTATTCTATCACCGCATTTTGAAGTGCCATATCATTGTGGAATTGAAGATAGACAAATTTCGCCATGAATACGCCTCGCAACTAAATATGTACCTTAACTACTTTAAAGCGGAAGTAATGCAGCCGGACGATAATCCACCTATCGGTATTCTACTTTGTACGGAAAAGGGAGATACATTAGTAAAGTATGCCACTGCCGGATTAGACCCGAACATCTTCGTACAGAAGTACATGATAGAACTTCCAAGCGAAGAAGAAATAAAAGCATTCATTTCTTCCTCAAATTGTTAA
- a CDS encoding SecDF P1 head subdomain-containing protein, translating into MKISTILFFCLLMTACMQTKSFHRINGWYYVTSQTTDSLSQTPFLTVKDFDTLRLGTDAFGHSVITGVFLQDKLPIWREATTKSVGKYIAFVFNDTVITAPQVNSSIESGCFQISNPHGYDLERIFRELQKEIDTSRFGH; encoded by the coding sequence ATGAAGATTTCAACGATTCTCTTTTTCTGCCTACTAATGACAGCTTGTATGCAGACAAAATCCTTTCACCGGATAAACGGCTGGTACTACGTAACATCACAGACTACAGACAGCCTTTCACAAACACCTTTCCTTACTGTTAAGGATTTCGATACTTTACGTTTGGGAACTGATGCTTTTGGACACTCGGTCATTACCGGTGTCTTCCTCCAAGATAAATTGCCTATATGGAGAGAAGCCACAACAAAGAGTGTAGGAAAGTACATCGCTTTCGTTTTCAATGACACGGTGATAACTGCTCCTCAGGTTAATAGTTCCATAGAAAGCGGATGTTTCCAAATTTCCAATCCGCATGGATATGATTTGGAACGTATCTTTAGGGAACTACAAAAAGAAATTGATACATCAAGGTTTGGACATTAA
- a CDS encoding Crp/Fnr family transcriptional regulator, with amino-acid sequence MITEFNSYMSNIDIDFFKELCLKHGELRHYKKNEFILHEGDACSFFGFILSGVVKYSCTNRTENKPYNVGFSFPNEFIGDYPTCLYGMKSELNIQAIIPCEIYICSSAFLQQKFEENKESQRIARIAAEQMFFQSYSRYLDLFRFTPEERYLQLLKKCPAILQMVSLKEIASYLKITPVHMSRIRRKQSLDNKK; translated from the coding sequence ATGATAACCGAATTCAATTCATATATGAGTAACATAGACATAGACTTCTTCAAGGAGTTGTGTCTGAAACATGGAGAATTACGACATTATAAAAAGAATGAGTTTATTCTCCATGAAGGTGATGCATGTTCTTTCTTCGGGTTTATCTTGTCAGGCGTAGTCAAATACAGTTGCACCAACCGGACAGAAAACAAACCGTATAATGTCGGTTTTTCCTTTCCAAATGAATTTATAGGCGATTATCCCACTTGCTTATATGGCATGAAATCAGAATTGAATATACAGGCGATAATCCCGTGCGAGATTTACATCTGTTCTTCTGCATTCTTACAGCAAAAATTCGAGGAGAACAAAGAAAGCCAACGGATAGCCCGTATCGCAGCCGAACAGATGTTTTTCCAATCATATTCACGTTATTTGGATTTATTCAGATTCACACCGGAAGAGCGTTACCTCCAACTTTTAAAAAAATGCCCTGCAATCCTTCAAATGGTATCACTAAAAGAAATAGCATCCTACCTCAAAATTACACCCGTACACATGAGCCGAATCAGACGCAAGCAAAGTCTTGACAACAAAAAATAA
- a CDS encoding site-specific integrase: MAKLENKTKENPKLEQNKLSDGRISLYLEYYLGREEKPVLDESGNQVYYDSGKMQGKPKFAVKHNRRKENLSLYLIDKPRTPAERQRNKETLELATKIRAEREQEFKESMLGYRLKKDRTVNFLDYFQAYINSYTKKDIRMVQIALSRFKDFLKEQYPMNEFSIKPELITKEMMEQFVAYLQSRSVGEGAKSIYQRFKKVIRYAIDHDVMLKDPCKSVTCKVDSQMLRKDVLSPEEIQKLAACHYDNENPNVRRAFIFCLYCGLRFCDVKDLTYKNVDYANRLLKFEQSKTKGHSASSGVVIPLNDGLLSIIGEAPADKNCLIFDLPTYESCCKSVKRWVKRAGIDKHISWHCARHSFAVNILNNGANIKTVASLLGHSGLKHTEKYTRAVDKLKEEAINSLPELKF, from the coding sequence ATGGCAAAGTTAGAAAATAAAACGAAAGAAAACCCCAAGTTAGAGCAGAATAAGCTCTCGGATGGTAGAATTAGCCTTTACTTAGAGTATTATTTAGGTAGAGAGGAAAAACCCGTATTAGATGAAAGCGGCAATCAAGTGTACTATGATAGTGGAAAGATGCAAGGCAAGCCCAAGTTTGCAGTAAAGCACAATAGGCGAAAAGAGAACCTTAGTCTGTATCTGATAGATAAGCCCCGTACTCCTGCGGAACGCCAGCGGAACAAAGAAACGTTGGAACTTGCCACAAAGATACGTGCAGAGCGTGAGCAGGAATTTAAAGAAAGTATGTTGGGCTATCGGTTAAAAAAAGATAGAACGGTCAATTTCTTAGACTATTTCCAAGCCTATATCAACAGTTATACCAAGAAAGATATTCGCATGGTACAAATTGCGCTTAGCCGTTTTAAGGACTTCTTAAAAGAGCAATACCCCATGAATGAGTTTAGTATCAAACCGGAACTTATTACCAAAGAAATGATGGAGCAGTTTGTAGCCTATTTGCAATCCCGAAGTGTGGGTGAGGGAGCTAAAAGCATTTACCAGCGTTTTAAGAAAGTTATTCGATATGCGATTGACCACGATGTAATGTTGAAAGACCCATGCAAAAGTGTTACCTGCAAAGTGGATAGCCAAATGCTTCGGAAAGATGTTCTTTCTCCCGAAGAAATACAAAAGCTGGCGGCTTGCCATTATGACAACGAGAACCCGAATGTCAGACGGGCTTTTATCTTTTGCCTATACTGCGGTTTACGCTTCTGTGATGTAAAAGACCTGACCTATAAGAATGTGGATTATGCTAATCGGTTATTGAAGTTTGAGCAAAGCAAAACAAAGGGACATTCAGCCAGTAGCGGTGTGGTTATTCCTCTGAATGACGGTCTATTGTCTATCATTGGCGAAGCCCCGGCAGACAAAAACTGTTTGATATTCGATTTGCCTACTTACGAAAGCTGCTGTAAATCAGTAAAGCGTTGGGTAAAGAGAGCCGGGATAGACAAACATATAAGCTGGCATTGTGCCCGGCACTCGTTTGCCGTGAACATTCTGAACAATGGGGCAAATATAAAAACCGTAGCCAGCCTTTTAGGACATAGCGGATTGAAACATACAGAAAAATACACCCGTGCGGTGGATAAATTAAAAGAGGAAGCAATAAACAGTTTGCCCGAACTAAAGTTTTAA
- a CDS encoding helix-turn-helix domain-containing protein: MERDLELRVSELEKMLFLSKNVLSFDEASKFLNLSKSYLYKLTSGNLIPHYKPQGKMLYFEKAELEAWLRQNPVKTQAQIEQEAQKYILNRPLKK; encoded by the coding sequence ATGGAAAGAGATTTAGAGTTAAGAGTTTCCGAACTCGAAAAGATGTTGTTCCTTTCAAAGAATGTGCTTAGCTTCGATGAAGCGAGCAAATTCTTGAATCTTTCAAAAAGTTACCTGTACAAGCTGACTTCGGGTAACTTGATACCTCATTACAAACCGCAGGGCAAAATGCTTTATTTTGAGAAAGCGGAGTTGGAAGCGTGGTTGCGTCAGAACCCGGTGAAGACGCAGGCGCAGATAGAGCAGGAAGCGCAGAAGTATATCCTTAACCGTCCTCTAAAGAAATAA